One genomic region from Magallana gigas chromosome 3, xbMagGiga1.1, whole genome shotgun sequence encodes:
- the LOC105338620 gene encoding cytoplasmic dynein 1 light intermediate chain 2 isoform X1 — MAPIGEKDERMGSTLADDDENESQTLWATILGEVQSSSATNLPSTKSVLVLGDNESGKTTLVARLQGVEEPRKGSGLEYYYIDVKDDYRDDQTHAGVWVLDGDPSHTGLLKFAITEENFENILVLLVASMANPWSIMESLNKWASYLREHIDRLKLKPEERREYEDSLVRFFQEYTEPDENSSGSQVPSHRRDVNPLHPTASTTEEDKVLLPLGEDTLSQNLGIPIVVVITKSDAISTLEKQHDFKEEHFDFIQQHIRKFCLHFGASLVYTSVKEEKNCDLLYKYLVHRIYGFPFSSPAYVVEKDCVFVPAGWDNDKKISILYENLNTMKADDCYEDVITKPITRKPVQRDAEVVAEDEQVFLMKQQSILNKQPAPAGDSPARQPAGAPPRTTPPRTQATTNTVTPVSSSPKKMEAGKGTPTSEGMLANFFNSLLNKSTAKTPGATKAGDLSGGRRINLHAAMEQESDRNVLSVRRPVMQKSRDKAAVSREAAAELERLQKSKKMTSEAKPNGPDSAAS, encoded by the exons ATGGCGCCGATTGGCGAAAAAGATGAGAGGATGGGCTCAACATTAGCAGATGACGATGAAAATGAGAGCCAAACTCTCTG GGCCACCATCTTGGGAGAAGTTCAGTCAAGTTCAGCTACAAATTTGCCATCAACAAAATCAGTATTAGTGCTGG GTGACAATGAAAGTGGAAAGACTACACTAGTGGCTCGGCTGCAGGGAGTAGAGGAGCCAAGAAAGGGGTCTGGTTTGGAGTACTACTACATTGATGTCAAGGACGACTACAGAGATG ACCAAACGCATGCTGGAGTTTGGGTTTTGGATGGGGACCCCAGTCACACTGGCCTACTGAAGTTCGCCATCACAGAGGAAAACTTTGAAAACATTCTAGTCCTGCTTGTGGCATCCATGGCCAATCCTTGGTCTATTATGGAGTCTCTCAACAAATGGGCGTCGTATCTACGAGAGCATATAGACAGACTAAAATTAAAGCCGGAGGAACGCAGAGAATATGAAGACAGCC TGGTCAGATTTTTCCAAGAGTACACAGAGCCTGATGAGAACAGCTCAGGGAGCCAGGTCCCCTCCCACAGGCGGGACGTGAACCCCCTCCACCCGACAGCAAGCACCACGGAGGAGGACAAGGTGCTGCTCCCTCTGGGAGAGGACACCCTATCACAGAATCTAGGAATACCTATAGTAGTAGTAATAACCAAG AGTGATGCAATCTCAACCCTAGAAAAACAGCATGACTTTAAAGAAGAACACTTTGATTTCATACAGCAACACATTAGGAAATTTTGTTTGCACT TTGGTGCATCTTTAGTTTATACTTCTGTCAAAGAAGAGAAGAACTgtgatttattatataaatatctagTGCACAGAATTTATGGCTTCCCGTTTTCGTCACCAGCTTACGTAGTGGAGAAGGACTGTGTCTTTGT CCCAGCTGGTTGGGATAATGATAAGAAAATTAGtatattgtatgaaaatttaaataccATGAAAGCAGATGACTGCTACGAAGACGTCATCACAAAACCAATTACCAGGAAG CCTGTACAAAGGGATGCTGAAGTGGTTGCTGAAGATGAACAAGTTTTCCTGATGAAACAACAGAGCATTCTGAATAAACAGCCTGCACCAGCTGGG GACTCTCCTGCGCGGCAGCCGGCGGGTGCTCCACCCAGAACCACGCCCCCGCGAACCCAGGCCACCACTAACACGGTCACTCCAGTCAGCAGCTCTCCAAAGAAG ATGGAGGCAGGCAAGGGAACTCCCACTAGTGAGGGCATGTTGGCAAACTTCTTCAACAGTTTACTGAACAAAAGCACTGCAAAGACACCAGGGGCTACAAAAGCAG GGGATTTATCAG GTGGTAGGAGGATAAATTTGCATGCAGCAATGGAGCAGGAAAGTGATAGGAATGTTTTGAGTGTTCGTAGACCTGTTATGCAAAAATCCAGAG ACAAAGCTGCCGTGTCTAGAGAAGCCGCAGCAGAACTGGAGCGATTACAGAAGAGCAAGAAAATGACATCAGAGGCGAAGCCCAACGGTCCCGACAGCGCAGCATCGTGA
- the LOC105338620 gene encoding cytoplasmic dynein 1 light intermediate chain 2 isoform X3: MAPIGEKDERMGSTLADDDENESQTLWATILGEVQSSSATNLPSTKSVLVLGDNESGKTTLVARLQGVEEPRKGSGLEYYYIDVKDDYRDDQTHAGVWVLDGDPSHTGLLKFAITEENFENILVLLVASMANPWSIMESLNKWASYLREHIDRLKLKPEERREYEDSLVRFFQEYTEPDENSSGSQVPSHRRDVNPLHPTASTTEEDKVLLPLGEDTLSQNLGIPIVVVITKSDAISTLEKQHDFKEEHFDFIQQHIRKFCLHFGASLVYTSVKEEKNCDLLYKYLVHRIYGFPFSSPAYVVEKDCVFVPAGWDNDKKISILYENLNTMKADDCYEDVITKPITRKPVQRDAEVVAEDEQVFLMKQQSILNKQPAPAGDSPARQPAGAPPRTTPPRTQATTNTVTPVSSSPKKMEAGKGTPTSEGMLANFFNSLLNKSTAKTPGATKAGDLSDKAAVSREAAAELERLQKSKKMTSEAKPNGPDSAAS; the protein is encoded by the exons ATGGCGCCGATTGGCGAAAAAGATGAGAGGATGGGCTCAACATTAGCAGATGACGATGAAAATGAGAGCCAAACTCTCTG GGCCACCATCTTGGGAGAAGTTCAGTCAAGTTCAGCTACAAATTTGCCATCAACAAAATCAGTATTAGTGCTGG GTGACAATGAAAGTGGAAAGACTACACTAGTGGCTCGGCTGCAGGGAGTAGAGGAGCCAAGAAAGGGGTCTGGTTTGGAGTACTACTACATTGATGTCAAGGACGACTACAGAGATG ACCAAACGCATGCTGGAGTTTGGGTTTTGGATGGGGACCCCAGTCACACTGGCCTACTGAAGTTCGCCATCACAGAGGAAAACTTTGAAAACATTCTAGTCCTGCTTGTGGCATCCATGGCCAATCCTTGGTCTATTATGGAGTCTCTCAACAAATGGGCGTCGTATCTACGAGAGCATATAGACAGACTAAAATTAAAGCCGGAGGAACGCAGAGAATATGAAGACAGCC TGGTCAGATTTTTCCAAGAGTACACAGAGCCTGATGAGAACAGCTCAGGGAGCCAGGTCCCCTCCCACAGGCGGGACGTGAACCCCCTCCACCCGACAGCAAGCACCACGGAGGAGGACAAGGTGCTGCTCCCTCTGGGAGAGGACACCCTATCACAGAATCTAGGAATACCTATAGTAGTAGTAATAACCAAG AGTGATGCAATCTCAACCCTAGAAAAACAGCATGACTTTAAAGAAGAACACTTTGATTTCATACAGCAACACATTAGGAAATTTTGTTTGCACT TTGGTGCATCTTTAGTTTATACTTCTGTCAAAGAAGAGAAGAACTgtgatttattatataaatatctagTGCACAGAATTTATGGCTTCCCGTTTTCGTCACCAGCTTACGTAGTGGAGAAGGACTGTGTCTTTGT CCCAGCTGGTTGGGATAATGATAAGAAAATTAGtatattgtatgaaaatttaaataccATGAAAGCAGATGACTGCTACGAAGACGTCATCACAAAACCAATTACCAGGAAG CCTGTACAAAGGGATGCTGAAGTGGTTGCTGAAGATGAACAAGTTTTCCTGATGAAACAACAGAGCATTCTGAATAAACAGCCTGCACCAGCTGGG GACTCTCCTGCGCGGCAGCCGGCGGGTGCTCCACCCAGAACCACGCCCCCGCGAACCCAGGCCACCACTAACACGGTCACTCCAGTCAGCAGCTCTCCAAAGAAG ATGGAGGCAGGCAAGGGAACTCCCACTAGTGAGGGCATGTTGGCAAACTTCTTCAACAGTTTACTGAACAAAAGCACTGCAAAGACACCAGGGGCTACAAAAGCAG GGGATTTATCAG ACAAAGCTGCCGTGTCTAGAGAAGCCGCAGCAGAACTGGAGCGATTACAGAAGAGCAAGAAAATGACATCAGAGGCGAAGCCCAACGGTCCCGACAGCGCAGCATCGTGA
- the LOC105338620 gene encoding cytoplasmic dynein 1 light intermediate chain 2 isoform X2 has protein sequence MAPIGEKDERMGSTLADDDENESQTLWATILGEVQSSSATNLPSTKSVLVLGDNESGKTTLVARLQGVEEPRKGSGLEYYYIDVKDDYRDDQTHAGVWVLDGDPSHTGLLKFAITEENFENILVLLVASMANPWSIMESLNKWASYLREHIDRLKLKPEERREYEDSLVRFFQEYTEPDENSSGSQVPSHRRDVNPLHPTASTTEEDKVLLPLGEDTLSQNLGIPIVVVITKSDAISTLEKQHDFKEEHFDFIQQHIRKFCLHFGASLVYTSVKEEKNCDLLYKYLVHRIYGFPFSSPAYVVEKDCVFVPAGWDNDKKISILYENLNTMKADDCYEDVITKPITRKPVQRDAEVVAEDEQVFLMKQQSILNKQPAPAGDSPARQPAGAPPRTTPPRTQATTNTVTPVSSSPKKMEAGKGTPTSEGMLANFFNSLLNKSTAKTPGATKAGGRRINLHAAMEQESDRNVLSVRRPVMQKSRDKAAVSREAAAELERLQKSKKMTSEAKPNGPDSAAS, from the exons ATGGCGCCGATTGGCGAAAAAGATGAGAGGATGGGCTCAACATTAGCAGATGACGATGAAAATGAGAGCCAAACTCTCTG GGCCACCATCTTGGGAGAAGTTCAGTCAAGTTCAGCTACAAATTTGCCATCAACAAAATCAGTATTAGTGCTGG GTGACAATGAAAGTGGAAAGACTACACTAGTGGCTCGGCTGCAGGGAGTAGAGGAGCCAAGAAAGGGGTCTGGTTTGGAGTACTACTACATTGATGTCAAGGACGACTACAGAGATG ACCAAACGCATGCTGGAGTTTGGGTTTTGGATGGGGACCCCAGTCACACTGGCCTACTGAAGTTCGCCATCACAGAGGAAAACTTTGAAAACATTCTAGTCCTGCTTGTGGCATCCATGGCCAATCCTTGGTCTATTATGGAGTCTCTCAACAAATGGGCGTCGTATCTACGAGAGCATATAGACAGACTAAAATTAAAGCCGGAGGAACGCAGAGAATATGAAGACAGCC TGGTCAGATTTTTCCAAGAGTACACAGAGCCTGATGAGAACAGCTCAGGGAGCCAGGTCCCCTCCCACAGGCGGGACGTGAACCCCCTCCACCCGACAGCAAGCACCACGGAGGAGGACAAGGTGCTGCTCCCTCTGGGAGAGGACACCCTATCACAGAATCTAGGAATACCTATAGTAGTAGTAATAACCAAG AGTGATGCAATCTCAACCCTAGAAAAACAGCATGACTTTAAAGAAGAACACTTTGATTTCATACAGCAACACATTAGGAAATTTTGTTTGCACT TTGGTGCATCTTTAGTTTATACTTCTGTCAAAGAAGAGAAGAACTgtgatttattatataaatatctagTGCACAGAATTTATGGCTTCCCGTTTTCGTCACCAGCTTACGTAGTGGAGAAGGACTGTGTCTTTGT CCCAGCTGGTTGGGATAATGATAAGAAAATTAGtatattgtatgaaaatttaaataccATGAAAGCAGATGACTGCTACGAAGACGTCATCACAAAACCAATTACCAGGAAG CCTGTACAAAGGGATGCTGAAGTGGTTGCTGAAGATGAACAAGTTTTCCTGATGAAACAACAGAGCATTCTGAATAAACAGCCTGCACCAGCTGGG GACTCTCCTGCGCGGCAGCCGGCGGGTGCTCCACCCAGAACCACGCCCCCGCGAACCCAGGCCACCACTAACACGGTCACTCCAGTCAGCAGCTCTCCAAAGAAG ATGGAGGCAGGCAAGGGAACTCCCACTAGTGAGGGCATGTTGGCAAACTTCTTCAACAGTTTACTGAACAAAAGCACTGCAAAGACACCAGGGGCTACAAAAGCAG GTGGTAGGAGGATAAATTTGCATGCAGCAATGGAGCAGGAAAGTGATAGGAATGTTTTGAGTGTTCGTAGACCTGTTATGCAAAAATCCAGAG ACAAAGCTGCCGTGTCTAGAGAAGCCGCAGCAGAACTGGAGCGATTACAGAAGAGCAAGAAAATGACATCAGAGGCGAAGCCCAACGGTCCCGACAGCGCAGCATCGTGA
- the LOC105338620 gene encoding cytoplasmic dynein 1 light intermediate chain 2 isoform X4 gives MAPIGEKDERMGSTLADDDENESQTLWATILGEVQSSSATNLPSTKSVLVLGDNESGKTTLVARLQGVEEPRKGSGLEYYYIDVKDDYRDDQTHAGVWVLDGDPSHTGLLKFAITEENFENILVLLVASMANPWSIMESLNKWASYLREHIDRLKLKPEERREYEDSLVRFFQEYTEPDENSSGSQVPSHRRDVNPLHPTASTTEEDKVLLPLGEDTLSQNLGIPIVVVITKSDAISTLEKQHDFKEEHFDFIQQHIRKFCLHFGASLVYTSVKEEKNCDLLYKYLVHRIYGFPFSSPAYVVEKDCVFVPAGWDNDKKISILYENLNTMKADDCYEDVITKPITRKPVQRDAEVVAEDEQVFLMKQQSILNKQPAPAGDSPARQPAGAPPRTTPPRTQATTNTVTPVSSSPKKMEAGKGTPTSEGMLANFFNSLLNKSTAKTPGATKADKAAVSREAAAELERLQKSKKMTSEAKPNGPDSAAS, from the exons ATGGCGCCGATTGGCGAAAAAGATGAGAGGATGGGCTCAACATTAGCAGATGACGATGAAAATGAGAGCCAAACTCTCTG GGCCACCATCTTGGGAGAAGTTCAGTCAAGTTCAGCTACAAATTTGCCATCAACAAAATCAGTATTAGTGCTGG GTGACAATGAAAGTGGAAAGACTACACTAGTGGCTCGGCTGCAGGGAGTAGAGGAGCCAAGAAAGGGGTCTGGTTTGGAGTACTACTACATTGATGTCAAGGACGACTACAGAGATG ACCAAACGCATGCTGGAGTTTGGGTTTTGGATGGGGACCCCAGTCACACTGGCCTACTGAAGTTCGCCATCACAGAGGAAAACTTTGAAAACATTCTAGTCCTGCTTGTGGCATCCATGGCCAATCCTTGGTCTATTATGGAGTCTCTCAACAAATGGGCGTCGTATCTACGAGAGCATATAGACAGACTAAAATTAAAGCCGGAGGAACGCAGAGAATATGAAGACAGCC TGGTCAGATTTTTCCAAGAGTACACAGAGCCTGATGAGAACAGCTCAGGGAGCCAGGTCCCCTCCCACAGGCGGGACGTGAACCCCCTCCACCCGACAGCAAGCACCACGGAGGAGGACAAGGTGCTGCTCCCTCTGGGAGAGGACACCCTATCACAGAATCTAGGAATACCTATAGTAGTAGTAATAACCAAG AGTGATGCAATCTCAACCCTAGAAAAACAGCATGACTTTAAAGAAGAACACTTTGATTTCATACAGCAACACATTAGGAAATTTTGTTTGCACT TTGGTGCATCTTTAGTTTATACTTCTGTCAAAGAAGAGAAGAACTgtgatttattatataaatatctagTGCACAGAATTTATGGCTTCCCGTTTTCGTCACCAGCTTACGTAGTGGAGAAGGACTGTGTCTTTGT CCCAGCTGGTTGGGATAATGATAAGAAAATTAGtatattgtatgaaaatttaaataccATGAAAGCAGATGACTGCTACGAAGACGTCATCACAAAACCAATTACCAGGAAG CCTGTACAAAGGGATGCTGAAGTGGTTGCTGAAGATGAACAAGTTTTCCTGATGAAACAACAGAGCATTCTGAATAAACAGCCTGCACCAGCTGGG GACTCTCCTGCGCGGCAGCCGGCGGGTGCTCCACCCAGAACCACGCCCCCGCGAACCCAGGCCACCACTAACACGGTCACTCCAGTCAGCAGCTCTCCAAAGAAG ATGGAGGCAGGCAAGGGAACTCCCACTAGTGAGGGCATGTTGGCAAACTTCTTCAACAGTTTACTGAACAAAAGCACTGCAAAGACACCAGGGGCTACAAAAGCAG ACAAAGCTGCCGTGTCTAGAGAAGCCGCAGCAGAACTGGAGCGATTACAGAAGAGCAAGAAAATGACATCAGAGGCGAAGCCCAACGGTCCCGACAGCGCAGCATCGTGA
- the LOC105338620 gene encoding cytoplasmic dynein 1 light intermediate chain 2 isoform X5 — protein MAPIGEKDERMGSTLADDDENESQTLWATILGEVQSSSATNLPSTKSVLVLGDNESGKTTLVARLQGVEEPRKGSGLEYYYIDVKDDYRDDQTHAGVWVLDGDPSHTGLLKFAITEENFENILVLLVASMANPWSIMESLNKWASYLREHIDRLKLKPEERREYEDSLVRFFQEYTEPDENSSGSQVPSHRRDVNPLHPTASTTEEDKVLLPLGEDTLSQNLGIPIVVVITKSDAISTLEKQHDFKEEHFDFIQQHIRKFCLHFGASLVYTSVKEEKNCDLLYKYLVHRIYGFPFSSPAYVVEKDCVFVPAGWDNDKKISILYENLNTMKADDCYEDVITKPITRKPVQRDAEVVAEDEQVFLMKQQSILNKQPAPAGDSPARQPAGAPPRTTPPRTQATTNTVTPVSSSPKKRLVSFHRLTCKLLMHSVISLYFQQKQCTHFIIQVFFIQSL, from the exons ATGGCGCCGATTGGCGAAAAAGATGAGAGGATGGGCTCAACATTAGCAGATGACGATGAAAATGAGAGCCAAACTCTCTG GGCCACCATCTTGGGAGAAGTTCAGTCAAGTTCAGCTACAAATTTGCCATCAACAAAATCAGTATTAGTGCTGG GTGACAATGAAAGTGGAAAGACTACACTAGTGGCTCGGCTGCAGGGAGTAGAGGAGCCAAGAAAGGGGTCTGGTTTGGAGTACTACTACATTGATGTCAAGGACGACTACAGAGATG ACCAAACGCATGCTGGAGTTTGGGTTTTGGATGGGGACCCCAGTCACACTGGCCTACTGAAGTTCGCCATCACAGAGGAAAACTTTGAAAACATTCTAGTCCTGCTTGTGGCATCCATGGCCAATCCTTGGTCTATTATGGAGTCTCTCAACAAATGGGCGTCGTATCTACGAGAGCATATAGACAGACTAAAATTAAAGCCGGAGGAACGCAGAGAATATGAAGACAGCC TGGTCAGATTTTTCCAAGAGTACACAGAGCCTGATGAGAACAGCTCAGGGAGCCAGGTCCCCTCCCACAGGCGGGACGTGAACCCCCTCCACCCGACAGCAAGCACCACGGAGGAGGACAAGGTGCTGCTCCCTCTGGGAGAGGACACCCTATCACAGAATCTAGGAATACCTATAGTAGTAGTAATAACCAAG AGTGATGCAATCTCAACCCTAGAAAAACAGCATGACTTTAAAGAAGAACACTTTGATTTCATACAGCAACACATTAGGAAATTTTGTTTGCACT TTGGTGCATCTTTAGTTTATACTTCTGTCAAAGAAGAGAAGAACTgtgatttattatataaatatctagTGCACAGAATTTATGGCTTCCCGTTTTCGTCACCAGCTTACGTAGTGGAGAAGGACTGTGTCTTTGT CCCAGCTGGTTGGGATAATGATAAGAAAATTAGtatattgtatgaaaatttaaataccATGAAAGCAGATGACTGCTACGAAGACGTCATCACAAAACCAATTACCAGGAAG CCTGTACAAAGGGATGCTGAAGTGGTTGCTGAAGATGAACAAGTTTTCCTGATGAAACAACAGAGCATTCTGAATAAACAGCCTGCACCAGCTGGG GACTCTCCTGCGCGGCAGCCGGCGGGTGCTCCACCCAGAACCACGCCCCCGCGAACCCAGGCCACCACTAACACGGTCACTCCAGTCAGCAGCTCTCCAAAGAAG AGGCTGGTAAGTTTCCATAGGTTGACATGTAAACTCTTAATGCACTCAGTTATCAGCTTATATTTTCAGCAGAAACAATGTACTCATTTTATTATACAAGTCTTTTTTATTCAATCTCTTTGA
- the LOC105338619 gene encoding ankyrin-3, with amino-acid sequence MDKIYQIIEKNNIVKLQAILEEERGTDNVSDGWTPLTYACERGREEIVDILIEDIKQNEQTEKTRKIKLKNHIHTCTSLDDHNLNGETPLTCAARAGHVKICELLLDEGAFINQTTQYVNQTPLHVAIEHGNTDVVEYLISQGADVQIADNVNISPLYTAIKGGNSYIVHLLIDTGCDVNLGSQDHAPIFLAARLGLLAITQMLCEAGCNKDFANKYGVTPIAEAVQKDHIDIVEYLIQHGCDVNKTDINNVSALHIACQKGNYDAVRLLLNGRANPILKNSSGQTAFQLAIENNRYEVVEYLMNLGADILSQPFANKSLGSIAKVFDRGHVQTAEVLLRGCPKLPLPHYPGVTDMFCNNMELMKMLFLSGIQTIPGVLIVPRLHPQHVNQKEISDWLENFHKNPLSLQSLCRIRVRRCLGNTLFLKVQSLPIPPYLKEFIALKHL; translated from the exons ATGGACAAAATATACCAAATAATTGAGAAGaacaatattgtaaaacttCAAGCCATTTTAGAAGAAGAAAGAGGGACAGACAATGTAAGTGATGGATGGACTCCTTTGACCTATGCCTGTGAGAGAGGAAGAGAAGAGATTGTTGACATATTAATCGAGGacattaaacaaaat GAACAAACTGAGAAAACAAGAAAGATCAAGTTGAAAAATCACATTCACACGTGCACAAGTCTAGATGACCACAATCTGAATGGAGAGACACCCCTGACATGTGCAGCAAGAGCAGGCCATGTCAAGATATGTGAGCTGTTATTGGATGAAGGAGCCTTCATCAATCAGACCACACAATATGTTAACCAGACTCCGCTACATGTTGCCATAGAGCACGGGAACACAGATGTAGTGGAGTACCTCATCAGCCAGGGAGCTGATGTTCAGATTGCagacaatgtaaacatttcaccCCTGTACACTGCCATAAAGGGAGGTAACTCATACATAGTGCATTTGCTTATTGATACAGGGTGTGATGTGAATTTAGGTAGCCAGGACCATGCTCCTATATTCTTGGCTGCTAGACTCGGCTTGTTAGCAATAACACAG ATGCTGTGTGAAGCAGGTTGCAACAAAGATTTTGCAAATAAGTATGGTGTAACTCCAATTGCAGAAGCTGTGCAGAAAG aTCATATTGACATTGTGGAATATTTGATTCAGCATGGATGTGATGTGAACAAGACAGATATCAACAATGTCAGTGCCTTACACATTGCTTGTCAGAAAGGAAACTATGATGCTGTCCGACTCCTGTTGAatg GTCGAGCAAATCCAATACTGAAGAACTCCAGTGGTCAGACGGCCTTCCAGTTAGCTATAGAAAACAACAGATATGAAGTGGTGGAATACCTGATGAATCTGGGGGCTGATATCTTGTCTCAACCTTTTGCTAATAAAAG CTTGGGCAGCATAGCTAAAGTGTTTGACCGTGGTCATGTCCAGACAGCTGAGGTCTTACTGAGAGGGTGTCCCAAATTACCCCTTCCCCACTACCCAGGGGTCACCGACATGTTCTG caaCAACATGGAGCTGATGAAGATGTTATTTCTGTCTGGCATCCAGACGATTCCCGGTGTTCTTATCGTCCCCCGACTTCATCCTCAGCATGTCAACCAGAAGGAGATCTCTGATTGGCTGGAGAACTTTCACAAAAACCCGCTCTCTCTACAGTCACTGTGTCGCATTCGAGTACGAAGGTGCCTTGGAAATACACTGTTTCTGAAAGTTCAGTCTCTGCCCATTCCGCCCTATCTGAAAGAATTCATAGCATTAAAGCACCTGTGA